The Rhodococcus antarcticus DNA segment CCGCACCCGGGTCAGCTTCGAGGTGGCGGGGAAGTGGATGAGCGCCGACGTCATCAACGTCGGCGCCAAGGGTTCCTCGGCGTCGAAGGGGGAGTCGCTGCGCGACACCGTGCGCACCCTGCACGCCGCCGGGGCGGACTGCCTCGTGGTGCGGCACCCCGCCTCCGGGGCTGCCCACCGCATCGCCGCGTGGGGCGGGGCGTCGGGGCCCAGCGTGGTCAACGCCGGGGACGGCACCCACGAGCACCCCACCCAGGCCCTGCTCGACGCGCTCACCCTGCGCCAGCGGCTCGGCTCCCTCGCGGGGCGCCGGGTGGTGGTGGTCGGCGACGTGCTGCACAGCCGGGTCGCCCGCTCCAACGCCCACCTGCTGGCCACCCTCGGCGCGGAGGTGGTCCTGGTGGCCCCGCCGACGCTGCTGCCGATCGGGGTGGAGCAGTGGCCGGTGAGCGTGGCCCACCACCTCGACGGCGAGCTGCCCGGCGCGGACGCGGTGATGATGCTGCGGGTGCAGGCCGAGCGGATGCGCGGCGGCTTCTTCCCCTCGGCCCGCGAGTACTCGATCTCCTACGGCCTCAGCGCGCGGCGCCAGGCCCTGCTGGGGGAGGACGTCCCCGTGCTGCACCCCGGGCCCATGGTGCGCGGGATGGAGATCGCCTCGGCGGTGGCCGACTCGGCCCAGTCCGCGGTGCTCGCCCAGGTGCGAAACGGGGTCCACGTCCGGATGGCCGTGCTGTACCAGCTCCTCGCCGGAGCGGAGGGAGTGTCGTGACCGTGCTCATCACCGGTGCCCTGCTGTACGGGGAGGGCGACCCGACCGACGTGCGCGTGCGCGACGGGGAGATCGTCGAGCTGGGCACGGGACTCGCCGTGCGGGACGGGGAGGAGGTGCTCGACGCCACGGGCCTGGTGCTGCTGCCCGGGTTCGTCGACCTGCACACCCACCTCCGCGAGCCGGGGCGCGAGGACACCGAGACCATCGCCACCGGGTCCGCGGCGGCGGCGCTGGGCGGTTACACGGCGGTGTTCGCGATGGCGAACACCGACCCGGTGGCCGACTCCGCCGTGGTCGTGGAGCACGTGCACCGGCGGGGGCTCGAGGCCGGGCTGGTCGACGTGCACCCGGTGGGCGCGGTCACCGTGGGCCTGCGCGGGGAGCAGCTCGCCGAGATGGGCGCCATGGCGGCCTCCGCGGCCGGGGTCCGTGTGTTCTCCGACGACGGGCACTGCGTGTCCGACCCGCTGCTCATGCGCCGGGCGCTGGAGTACGCCACCGCGCTGGACGTCGTCGTCGCGCAGCACGCGGAGGAGCCACGGCTGACCGTGGGGGCGGAGGCGCACGAGGGGCCCACCGCCGCGCGCCTCGGGCTCACCGGCTGGCCCCGTGCGGCCGAGGAGGCGGTGGTGGCCCGTGACGTGCTGCTGGCCCGGGACTCCGGCGCGCGGCTGCACGTGTGCCACGTGTCCACCGCCGGCACCGCGGAGGTCCTGCGCTGGGCCCGCACCACCATGCCGGGCCTGCGGGTCAGCGCCGAGGTCACCCCGCACCACCTGCTCCTGGACGACTCCCGGCTGCACACCTACGACCCGGTGAACAAGGTGAACCCCCCGCTGCGCGAGGCAGCGGACGTGGCGGCGCTGCGCCGGGCCCTCGCCGAGGGCGTCATCGACTGCGTCGCCACCGACCACGCCCCGCACGCCCCGCAGGAGAAGGACACCGAGTTCGCGGTGGCCCGCCCCGGCATGCTGGGGCTGCAGACCGCGCTCTCGGTGGTGGTGGAGGCGATGG contains these protein-coding regions:
- a CDS encoding aspartate carbamoyltransferase catalytic subunit, with protein sequence MKHLLSVDDLTADAATAILDDAERLEQALLGREVRKLPTLRGRTVMTVFFEDSTRTRVSFEVAGKWMSADVINVGAKGSSASKGESLRDTVRTLHAAGADCLVVRHPASGAAHRIAAWGGASGPSVVNAGDGTHEHPTQALLDALTLRQRLGSLAGRRVVVVGDVLHSRVARSNAHLLATLGAEVVLVAPPTLLPIGVEQWPVSVAHHLDGELPGADAVMMLRVQAERMRGGFFPSAREYSISYGLSARRQALLGEDVPVLHPGPMVRGMEIASAVADSAQSAVLAQVRNGVHVRMAVLYQLLAGAEGVS
- a CDS encoding dihydroorotase, encoding MTVLITGALLYGEGDPTDVRVRDGEIVELGTGLAVRDGEEVLDATGLVLLPGFVDLHTHLREPGREDTETIATGSAAAALGGYTAVFAMANTDPVADSAVVVEHVHRRGLEAGLVDVHPVGAVTVGLRGEQLAEMGAMAASAAGVRVFSDDGHCVSDPLLMRRALEYATALDVVVAQHAEEPRLTVGAEAHEGPTAARLGLTGWPRAAEEAVVARDVLLARDSGARLHVCHVSTAGTAEVLRWARTTMPGLRVSAEVTPHHLLLDDSRLHTYDPVNKVNPPLREAADVAALRRALAEGVIDCVATDHAPHAPQEKDTEFAVARPGMLGLQTALSVVVEAMVRTGLLDWRGVARVMSERPAQIASLPDHGRPLEVGEPANLVLVDPDATWTVRGAELASIAANTPYEGMTLPGRVVATLLRGRVTARDGEVRPC